Below is a window of Streptomyces sp. ITFR-16 DNA.
GCGGCAGGCCGACGACGCGGTGGCGCCGAAGCTGCCGTCCGGGCCGGCGAAGACCGCGATGGCGGAGATGGTCCGGATCTGGGGGCGGCTCGATGCCCTGGAGGAGGACTTCAAGATCAATCAGGCGGAGGGGGTCGGGCAGCGCGAACCCGATCTCGGCTTCGCCTGGGCGGTGTACATGTGGGCGTCCGGCCGGTCGCTGGACGAGGTGCTGCGGGAGGCGGAGATGCCGGCCGGGGACTTCGTGCGGTGGTGCAAGCAGGTGATCGACGTGCTGGGGCAGGTCGCGGCTGCCGCGCCGCGGGAGGGCAGTTCGGTGGGGCGGAGTGCGCGCAAGGCGGTTGACGAGGTGTTGCGGGGGGTTGTGGCCTACAGCTCGGTGGGGTGACGGGGCCTGAGGGGCGCCTGCGGCGGGCAGTCCCCGCCCCGCCCCTTCCTTCCCCTCCCCTTCCCTTCCCGTAACCGGGGGCTCTGCGCCCGGGCCCCCCGCTCCTCAATCGCCGGAGCGGCTTGATGCGTAGGCGCGCCAGCCGCCGTGTTCCGTGATGTCCTGTGCGTCCTCAACCGCGTACGGCTCGCAGAGGAAGCCCGGGGCCGTGGTGCCGTCCGCCAGGTCGACCCGGCCCAGGGTCATGGGGTGCGGGAGGCTTGCCGCGAGGGCGCCCAGCCCCTCCGGCGGGAGTTCCCAGATTTCTGTCTCCATGGGGGCGCCGCCCTCCGCCGTGCGGACCAGGCCCGGCTTCGGGGGGTCCGTGGGCAGCGCGTACAGGCGGTAGGCCGGGGCCGTGGTCGTCGTGCAGATCAGGCGGGCGCCCAGGGACAGGAGTTGGGGGTTCAGGGGTTCGCCGGTGAGGTGGGCGCCGACCACCGCGATGCGGGCCGGTGGGGACAGCAGGGCGGCGATGCGGGGCAGGCGGTCGTCCGTGCCGGCCGGGCCGATCAGCATCACGCCGAACGGCAGGCCCGCCACCTCGCCCGCCGGGACCGCCACCGCGCACTGGCCGAACAGGTTGGTCGAGTTGGTGAACCGGCCCAGGCGCGCGTTCGCGCCCACGGGGTCGGCCGCGACCTCGGCGAGCGTGGGGTGGCCGGGTGTCGTGGGGAGCAGCAGCGCGTCCGCGTCGCCGAGCGCTGATTCGGCCGCCGCGCGCAGGGCGGCCAGCCGCTCGCGGTCCGCGAACAGCCGGTGGGCCGGGATGTCCCGGGCCGCCGTGATGATGCCCGCCACCGTCGGGTCGAGTCCGGCCGGGCCGCTGTCGACGAACGCGCCGACGGCCGTGTAACGCTCCGCGACGAACGCCCCGTGGTAGAGCATGGCCGCCGCCTGTGTGAAGGGGGTCAGATCGACGGGGCGCAGATCCGCGCCCGCCGCGCGCAGGCTCTCCGCCGCCGACGCGTAGGCCTCGGCCCAGCCGGGGTCCAGCTCGCCCAGCTGTTCGACGGGTGGGACCGCGATCCGCCAGGGGCCCGGGGCGCGGGCGGGTGCGGGGTGCGGGGCCGGGTCCGCCATCAGGGCGAGGGCCGCTTCCGCCTCCGGGAGCGTACGGGCGAACACCGTCATGCAGTCCAGGCTCGCGCAGGCCGGGACCACGCCGTCCGTCGGGACGAGGCCGCGCGTGGGCTTCAGGCCCACGATGCCGTTGAACGCGGCGGGGACCCGGCCGGAGCCCGCCGTGTCCGTACCGAGCGCCAGGTCCGCGATGCCGAGCGCGACGGCGACCGCCGAACCCGAGCTGGAACCCCCGCTGACGCGCTCGGGATCATGTGCGCCGCGGACCGCGCCGTACGGGGAGCGGGTGCCGACCAGACCCGTGGCGAACTGGTCCAGATTGGCCGTGCCGATCACCAGGGCGCCGGCCGCGCGGAGCCGGGCCACGGCGGGGGCGTCCTCGGCGGGTTCGTACGCGTAGGACGGGCAGCCCGCGGTGGTGGGCAGGCCGGCCACGTCGATGTTGCCCTTGACCGCCAGCAGCCGGCCCGCCAGCGGCAGGAACGCGCCCGCCGCGAGACGGGCTTCCAGGGCGCGGGCCTCCTCCTCCACCTCGCTGCGGGGACGCAGGCCGATCCAGATCTCCGGGCGGTCCACCGCGTCGATCCGGGCGTAGGCGGCGCGGATCCGGGCGAGCACGGGCGATGCGGTCATGAGCGGGTGTCCTCTCGGTCCGTGGCGGCCGGCGGGGCCAGGACGAGCAGGGCCGTGCCCGCCTCCACCTGGGCGCCCGGGCGGGTCAGGACGCTGTCCACCACACCGTCCGCCGGAGCGGTCACCCGCGACTCCATCTTCATCGCCTCCAGCGCCAGCAGCGGCTGACCCGCCGTCACCGTGTCGCCCTCGGCCACGTTCAGCTGCCACACCGACGCGGCGAACTCGGCCTCCACCAGCCGGCCGCCCGGCGGCACGGTCACCTCGGCGGCCGGGGGCGGCGGCCCGGACGCGGCGTCCGCCCGGGCGAACTCGCCGGCCGCCTCCCAGGCGTCCCGTTCGGCGCCGAAGGCCGCGCCCTGGCGGTCGCGGAACGCAGCGATCGACTCCGCGTTCGCGGTGAGGAACTCCTCGTACCGGGCGAGGGAGAACTCGCCCTCCTCGATCCTCGGCACGAAGCGGCCGGAGGTGATGTCCGCGCGGAGTTCGAGGAGTTCGTCCGCCTCCACCGGATACCACTTGATGCGGTCGAAGAACCGCAGCAGCCACGGCGAGCCGGGCTCGAAGGCGCCGCGCTGCTGCCAGCCCGACCAGACCTGGGTGGTGCGGCCGACGAACTGGTAGCCGCCCGGCCCCTCCATTCCGTAGACGCAGAGGTAGGCGCCGCCGATGCCGACGGAGTTCTCGGCGGTCCAGGTCCGGGCCGGGTTGTACTTAGTGGTGACGAGCCGGTGGCGCGGGTCCAGCGGGGTGGCCACCGGGGCGCCCAGGTAGACGTCGCCGAGGCCCAGCACCAGGTACTCGGCGTCGAAGACCGTGCGGTACACGTCGTCGACCGAGTCGAGGCCGTTGACGCGGCGGATGAACTCGATGTTCCACGGGCACCAGGGCGCGTCGTCGCGCACCCCCGCCATGTAGCGGGCGATGGCCTCGCGGGTCGCGGGATCGTCCCAGGACAGGGGCAGGTGCACGGTGCGCGAGGGGACGGTCAGCGCGTCCGTCGGCGGCAGGGCGGCCTCGGCGCGATGGAGCAGGGGGAGCAGTTCGTCCTGCGGAAGGACATCGGGGTCGGTCTGGATCTGGAGCGAGCGGATGCCGGGGGTCAGGCCGGTGATGCCGGGGACGGCCGCCGCCGTCAGGGCCTCCATCAGGGCGTGGACGCGCATCCGCAGCGCCAGGTCCAGCTGCATCGGCCCGTACTCGACCAGCACGTTGTCGTCGCCGCTGCGCCGGTAGGTGACCGTGTCGTCTCGGTGGAGGATGCCGCCGTCGGTGATGTCGGGCCGGGGCGCGCCGGTCACTGTCACGGGCCGGAAGCGGACCGTGTCGCCCGGGCGCAGCTGGCCCAGTTTCCAGCGCTCGCCCCTCACCACCGTGGCCGGGCAGACGAAGCCGCCCAGCGACGGGCCGTCCGGGCCCAGCAGCACCGGCATGTCGCCGGTGTAGTCGACCGCGCCCACGGAGTACGGCGTGTCGTGGATGTTGGACGGATGCAGCCCCGCCTCGCCGCCGTCCGTGCGGGCCCAGCGCGGCTTCGGGCCGACCAGGCGGACCCCGGTGCGGGCCGAGTTGAAGTGGACCTTCCAGTCGGCGGCGTAGAAGTCGTGGATGTCCTCCTCGGTGAAGAACTCCGGTGCCGCGTGCGGCCCCTCGGCCGCGACGATGTGCCAGCCGCCGGTGAACGCGGGGCGCTCGGCCACCGGTACGGGGACGCGGTCCGGCACGCACGCCCCGCCGTGCAGCACGTCGCCGGTGCGCAGGGCGCGGCCGCCGTGCCCGCCGAAGCCGCCGAGGGTGAAGGTGGCCGCGCTGCCCAGGAACTCCGGGACGTCCAGGCCGCCGCCCGCGAACAGGACGTACGTCCGCAGCCCGTGCTCCCGCGGTGCGCCCACGGCCAGCGCGGCGCCCGCCGGGACCGTCACCGGCTCCCACTGGGGGACCGGTGCGCCGTCGACGGTGACCGGGGCCGGGGCGCCCGTCACACACACGGTCGTGGGGTGCGTGAAGCGGAGTTCGGGCCCCTGGAGGGTGCACTCCAGGCCCGGGGCGCCGGGGGCGTTGCCGAGCGCGGTGTTGCCGAGCCGGAACGAGAGGTCGTCCATCGGGCCCGACGGCGGGACGCCGACCTGCCAGTAGCCGGTGCGGCCGGGATGGTCCTGGACCGTGGTGAGCGTGCCGCCCGTGACCACCTCGATGCGCGGGGTCGGGTCGGTGACCGCGGCCAGGGTGGCGGTGGAGTGGGTGGCGCCCAGCACCCGGGCGTCGGCCAGCGCGGCCCGTACCAGCCCCAGATTGGTCTCGATGCCGTCGATCCGGGTGGCGGCGAGCGCCGCGTCCAGCCGGGCCAGCGCCTCGGCGCGGTCGCTCCCGTACGCGATGACCTTGGCCAGCATCGGATCGTAGGCCGTCGTCACCTCGGTGCCCGTCTCGATCCAGCTGTCCACGCGCAGGCCCTCGCCCCGGGGGAACGCGACCCGGGTCAGCAGGCCGGCTCCGGGGCGGTGGTCGCGGCTGGGGTCCTCCGCGTAGACGCGCGCCTCCACGGCGTGGCCGCGCGGGGCCTCCGGTTCCCGTACGACGGTCGTGTCGCCCTGGGCCAGGCGGATCATCCACTCGACGAGGTCGACGCCGTGGGTCTCCTCGGTGACCGGATGCTCCACCTGGAGACGGGTGTTGACCTCCAGGAAGTACGCGTCCGCGCGGGCGGCGTCGTACACGAACTCCACGGTCCCGGCCGAGCGGTAGTCCACCGAGGCGCACAGTTCGCGTGCGGCGGTGGTCAGCCGGGTGCGGACGCGGTCGGGGAGCCCCGGGGCCGGGGCCTCCTCCAGGACCTTCTGGTTGCGGCGTTGCAGCGAGCAGTCGCGGTCGCCGAAGGTGACGACCTGCCCGTGTCCGTCGCCGAAGACCTGTACCTCGACATGGCGGGCGTTCTCCACCAGGCGTTCGAGGAAGACGCCCGCCGAGGAGAACGAGGCGGCGGCGACCCGCTGCACCCGCTCCCAGGCGTCGGCCAGTTCCTCGTCCGAGCGGCACGCCGACATGCCGATCCCGCCGCCGCCCCCGGTGGCCTTGAGCATCACCGGGTAGCCGATGCGCTGTGCCGCGTCCAGCGCCGCCGGCAGATCCGGGAGCAGCCCGGTGCCGGGGGCGAGGGGCACCCCGGCCGCCTCGGCGGCGGCCCGTGCGGTGTGCTTGGCGCCGAAGAGTTCCAGCTGCCCCGCGGTCGGGCCGACGAAGACGATTCCGGCGTCCTCGCAGCGGCGGGCGAACTCCGCGTCCTCGGAGAGGAATCCGTAGCCCGGGTGGATCGCTCCGGCGCCGGTGTCCTTCGCGGCCTTCAGCACCAGATCGGCGTCGAGATAGGACTCCTTGGCGGGCGCCGGGCCCAGCCGGACCGCCTCGTCGGCGAGCCGGACGTGCGGGGCCGAGCGGTCGGGGT
It encodes the following:
- the atzF gene encoding allophanate hydrolase; its protein translation is MTASPVLARIRAAYARIDAVDRPEIWIGLRPRSEVEEEARALEARLAAGAFLPLAGRLLAVKGNIDVAGLPTTAGCPSYAYEPAEDAPAVARLRAAGALVIGTANLDQFATGLVGTRSPYGAVRGAHDPERVSGGSSSGSAVAVALGIADLALGTDTAGSGRVPAAFNGIVGLKPTRGLVPTDGVVPACASLDCMTVFARTLPEAEAALALMADPAPHPAPARAPGPWRIAVPPVEQLGELDPGWAEAYASAAESLRAAGADLRPVDLTPFTQAAAMLYHGAFVAERYTAVGAFVDSGPAGLDPTVAGIITAARDIPAHRLFADRERLAALRAAAESALGDADALLLPTTPGHPTLAEVAADPVGANARLGRFTNSTNLFGQCAVAVPAGEVAGLPFGVMLIGPAGTDDRLPRIAALLSPPARIAVVGAHLTGEPLNPQLLSLGARLICTTTTAPAYRLYALPTDPPKPGLVRTAEGGAPMETEIWELPPEGLGALAASLPHPMTLGRVDLADGTTAPGFLCEPYAVEDAQDITEHGGWRAYASSRSGD
- a CDS encoding 5-oxoprolinase/urea amidolyase family protein; translated protein: MTFDTLLIANRGEIAVRVIRTARRLGLRTVAVFSDPDRSAPHVRLADEAVRLGPAPAKESYLDADLVLKAAKDTGAGAIHPGYGFLSEDAEFARRCEDAGIVFVGPTAGQLELFGAKHTARAAAEAAGVPLAPGTGLLPDLPAALDAAQRIGYPVMLKATGGGGGIGMSACRSDEELADAWERVQRVAAASFSSAGVFLERLVENARHVEVQVFGDGHGQVVTFGDRDCSLQRRNQKVLEEAPAPGLPDRVRTRLTTAARELCASVDYRSAGTVEFVYDAARADAYFLEVNTRLQVEHPVTEETHGVDLVEWMIRLAQGDTTVVREPEAPRGHAVEARVYAEDPSRDHRPGAGLLTRVAFPRGEGLRVDSWIETGTEVTTAYDPMLAKVIAYGSDRAEALARLDAALAATRIDGIETNLGLVRAALADARVLGATHSTATLAAVTDPTPRIEVVTGGTLTTVQDHPGRTGYWQVGVPPSGPMDDLSFRLGNTALGNAPGAPGLECTLQGPELRFTHPTTVCVTGAPAPVTVDGAPVPQWEPVTVPAGAALAVGAPREHGLRTYVLFAGGGLDVPEFLGSAATFTLGGFGGHGGRALRTGDVLHGGACVPDRVPVPVAERPAFTGGWHIVAAEGPHAAPEFFTEEDIHDFYAADWKVHFNSARTGVRLVGPKPRWARTDGGEAGLHPSNIHDTPYSVGAVDYTGDMPVLLGPDGPSLGGFVCPATVVRGERWKLGQLRPGDTVRFRPVTVTGAPRPDITDGGILHRDDTVTYRRSGDDNVLVEYGPMQLDLALRMRVHALMEALTAAAVPGITGLTPGIRSLQIQTDPDVLPQDELLPLLHRAEAALPPTDALTVPSRTVHLPLSWDDPATREAIARYMAGVRDDAPWCPWNIEFIRRVNGLDSVDDVYRTVFDAEYLVLGLGDVYLGAPVATPLDPRHRLVTTKYNPARTWTAENSVGIGGAYLCVYGMEGPGGYQFVGRTTQVWSGWQQRGAFEPGSPWLLRFFDRIKWYPVEADELLELRADITSGRFVPRIEEGEFSLARYEEFLTANAESIAAFRDRQGAAFGAERDAWEAAGEFARADAASGPPPPAAEVTVPPGGRLVEAEFAASVWQLNVAEGDTVTAGQPLLALEAMKMESRVTAPADGVVDSVLTRPGAQVEAGTALLVLAPPAATDREDTRS